The Deltaproteobacteria bacterium DNA window CAGAAAAAGTCACTGTCTGAGCGTGTGCACGCATGTGCATGCTGTGGGCTCAGACTTGACCGGGACGTGAATGCTGCACGAGTGATCTTGAATTATGCTTTGACAGGCTTTGTCACGGGGCGGGAACTGTCCTCAGGTGTGGAGGGTGGGGTTACCCGCCCGCTGAAGCACGAAACTCTGACCATACCGGAGCGCTCTTGTCAGAGAGCGTGAGGATTGGTAGGGGTAGTTCATTTGTCTGATGTAAAGATCGATTTGGTCCATGCCGGGCACTTCTCAGAACTCGTTGATCTTATGGTTGTTTCCGTATAGCCCTACGCGCAAAGATAATCCTGATCTTTGTCAGTAGTAGGGATCCTGAAACGCGCCCTTCAGCCGCCGCAGACTAGCTAAAGTAGCCGGTCAGCCACAGACTACCTCGATCAACCTTTTGACACCCCCGCCAAAGACCCGCCCAAATCATCCAAAAATACGAATCAATATCGGGGCCTTAACAAAACATCTCAAGTTTAGCCCCAGGGTACCGATCCTACCTTCAAATAGGGGGGGGTGATTCGCATCGTGAGAGCCCTCCATGGGTCGCGACTTACGGCACCCTCGACCGAAGGCACCCTGATGACACCGAGACTAAACACATCACTGACAAGGTCACTATCGCTACGCAGATTACTGCTAGTCGCGGTACATGCGATTCTGTTTAGTCTCGCGTTCTCGTCAGTCACCGCTTGGGCCACGCAGATTACTATGAGCTATTCGGGCCGCCTGACGCAGCCCAATGGCGCGCCACTTGAAGGCATAGTGCCGATGGAAGCCAGGTTTTGGTCAGAAGGCATCGAGGGGACCCAGCGGGGGCCGACCATCGACTTCCCGGCTGTGCAGCTGATAAACGGTGTCTTCCTCATCGATCTAGTGTTCAGTTCGGAAGAGGCAGCACTGATGTTTGGCGGTGGTGGTGACGATCCCGTATTTATCGAGATCACCGCTAGTAGCAAAGTTTATCCGCGGCAGAAGTTTTCCTACGTACCCTACGCCCTCAGGATTCCTGTCGACGAGCAGACGATCAAGTTTGGAAGCGACGGCAAACTCACACTCGCCGTAGGAGCTTCGTCGGGTAGCGGATACTTTCTGACCAAAGACGTCGCGGGCAAACTCGCTTGGGCATCGCCCACAGTAACTAAACTGCAAGATCAGACTATCTCTGCGGCTGCACCGGCCTCCGGTCAAATACTCAGGTACGACGGTACGCAGTGGGTACCAGCGAACCAGACTGCTAACGGTAATTCGTTTACCGGTATTTTACCCCTGAGCAGTGGCGGTACCGGCGTAGCTAGCTTTACCAACAACGGGGTTGTGATTGGATCCTCTGGGGCGCTCTCGGCCACAGCTGCCGGCAGCGAGCACAATGTCCTCGTCGCAGGCGCCGGTGGGCAACCAGGTTTTGGCCGCGTCAATCTAGCAAGCGCAGCGGCAGTATCCGGCACGCTCGGTGTCGCCAACGGTGGCACGGGCGCAAGTATGCTCACCAGTAACGCGGTGCTGCTCGGCAACGGTACGAATCCCGTGCAGGCAGTAGCACCAGGTGCTAGTGGTCGGGTGCTTACCTCCGACGGCACAACCTGGATCAGTGCAGCGCTACCTGCTACCGACTGGGCTTCACCAGGAGCTATTGGCGCCACGGC harbors:
- a CDS encoding transposase — its product is QKKSLSERVHACACCGLRLDRDVNAARVILNYALTGFVTGRELSSGVEGGVTRPLKHETLTIPERSCQRA